The Roseofilum casamattae BLCC-M143 sequence TTTTAAGCGTCTCACTCGTAGAAATCCCGAACTACATTCATTAATTGAAGCAACATTACGACAGTTAGTAGACGATCCGTTTAATCCTAGCTTGCGCACGCATAAGCTTAAGGGGGCGTTTGCCGGATGCTGGGCTTGTTCAATTGATTATAGTTACCGAATTATATTTGAGTTTGTTTCAGTAAGTGCAGAAGCACAAGAGTCAGAAGATGAAGAAGAAGAGACAATTTTCTTATTGAATATGGGAACTCATGATGAAGTTTATTAGAGCGATCGCCTTCTTGCTAAACGAAAGGCGATCGCCCACCACACCATTACGCGCCTTTCCGTTTCCGAGTTACAAGTTTCCCTAAACCAACCATACCCAGCAGCGCTAAACCTCCTAGAGCAGCAGGTTCGGGAACCACTTCGGTTTGAAACCCATATTGAGCAACAGCGCCACTAACATCAGTTACTGTCACTGTCGAGTTATAAATACCCTTTTTGCCATAATTCCAATGGATGGGGCCTTCTGCACCTTCATAGTCGGTTTGTCCATCTCCATTGAAGTCCCAGGAAAATCTTAAACCATCAAGGGTTTCCCAATCATGAGCTAAGGCATAAAAATCAAAAAAGTCTCCTCGTCTCACGACAGGTGCCGATCCAATCCTTAGAAATTGAGGCTGGGTGTTGATATTAGAAAACTTAAAAGTATGATCGTCGAAATCAAAATCTCCACCACCAAATAGATCTTCAAAGCCAACCCGTACTACTCCCGGACTGAGGTAACTGACTCTCGCATGAGAAATACCATCTGGATTATTACTTGGAGCACCTGTATAATACCAATACCCCGTGTTGTAAACTTGCAGTCCAAATTTTAGCTCTTGTCCTGCTGGGATAGGGCCGAGGTTAACCACTGCACCAGTATGTTGATTGCTCGCGATAGAGTGTTGTGAAGGCGACATCAACCACAAAGCACTGGTAAATCCTGAGTCCGATCCCAGAACCTGGATAATCAGATCGTCTCCACTAGAATAGAGGGGTGTCCCTATACCTGGAGCAACAGGAGAACGTTCCAGCAGGGTGACGGGTTTAGTCGGCCGATAAGCTCGCAGACTTGGCACAAAGTTATCTTCAGTGATGGTATCGACTGGTAAGGTTTTGAGAAAATTAATCAGGCTTTTATCTCCAACTCGATTAGAGATCAATCGAGAGCCAATCTTCCAATCATTTTCATCAAGATTGCCTAAGATAACTTGCAACAACTTCTGTTCTCTTAAATCCACAGGAGAGTTTGGATCCGTAGGAATGGGACGATTCAACTGCTGTTGAAAATCATTCAAAAAATCTTCAAACTCTAGATCTCGCTCGTCGTAATACGATCTAATTTCACGATTCTGATAGATTGGGAAATATAAAATCCCTTTTAACTCATAAGATAATTGTCCAGTTTGAGCAAACTCTTCGAGTTCGGCAATATCAATTCGCTCCGATCGATTAGGCCTAAGTTCGACTTCAATGGTGTTGGCAGCGA is a genomic window containing:
- a CDS encoding type II toxin-antitoxin system RelE/ParE family toxin, which encodes MKLAWSAKSLRSFKRLTRRNPELHSLIEATLRQLVDDPFNPSLRTHKLKGAFAGCWACSIDYSYRIIFEFVSVSAEAQESEDEEEETIFLLNMGTHDEVY
- a CDS encoding PKD domain-containing protein, coding for MSILHNCLKAFSLAGAISILNIGMPAIAANTIEVELRPNRSERIDIAELEEFAQTGQLSYELKGILYFPIYQNREIRSYYDERDLEFEDFLNDFQQQLNRPIPTDPNSPVDLREQKLLQVILGNLDENDWKIGSRLISNRVGDKSLINFLKTLPVDTITEDNFVPSLRAYRPTKPVTLLERSPVAPGIGTPLYSSGDDLIIQVLGSDSGFTSALWLMSPSQHSIASNQHTGAVVNLGPIPAGQELKFGLQVYNTGYWYYTGAPSNNPDGISHARVSYLSPGVVRVGFEDLFGGGDFDFDDHTFKFSNINTQPQFLRIGSAPVVRRGDFFDFYALAHDWETLDGLRFSWDFNGDGQTDYEGAEGPIHWNYGKKGIYNSTVTVTDVSGAVAQYGFQTEVVPEPAALGGLALLGMVGLGKLVTRKRKGA